In Fusarium oxysporum Fo47 chromosome IX, complete sequence, the following proteins share a genomic window:
- a CDS encoding cytochrome P450 — protein sequence IISVYTSPLSKIPSAGFGAAFSRLAWAFPQEYNGTITLSLPKLHERLDPIEHAKRRRIMSQLFSRSKVPQLEKLISHHVERFIDKIRNSNPIIDIGVASRALEADIMSDFSFGTTLGAVDFWAGEKQLAMVEKNDEKATWMPVLTNFPLLCQFWERIEQSLYSLTGFRTKYSQGLADFQTWSRNSWQAALSADSEFGKPSISSPNLIQTLCNAGLPAGTALSEAGENLGPGTDTTSATLAHIIWALAHNSSYQDALYQDLASVSFATDMTTLENIPRLQACVKEGIRWAGAAAAMLPRIVPPGGIELHGTFIPEGPLQTVLTSSPIWYLHDTMAYPNPKLYDPYRWLSQDGKSLTQDSLRDRFYIPFSRGANICLGAHFSHLELYVSVSQFVRNFRFKPRNPSQSIIDNETWNLVLLPERKEWVAAVTVESLQVVTHERA from the exons CTACCCAAGCTACACGAAAGGCTAG ATCCAATAGAGCATGCGAAGCGTAGGAGGATCATGTCTCAGCTATTCAGTCGAAGTAAGGTGCCACAGCTGGAGAAACTGATCTCACACCATGTTGAGAGATTTATCGACAAGATTCGAAATAGCAATCCTATCATAGATATAGGCGTGGCATCACGAGCTCTTGAAGCAGACATAATGT CTGACTTCTCTTTTGGTACAACTCTTGGGGCTGTTGACTTTTGGGCTGGTGAGAAACAGCTGGCTATGGTTGAGAAGAACGATGAGAAGGCTACATGGATGCCTGTT CTCACAAACTTCCCTCTCTTATGTCAATTCTGGGAGAGAATCGAGCAGAGCCTCTACAGCTTGACGGGTTTCAGAACTAAATACTCTCAAGGCCTTGCTGATTTCCAAACC TGGTCTCGGAATTCATGGCAAGCCGCTCTCTCGGCTGACTCCGAATTTGGCAAGCCTAGCATCAGCTCTCCGAATCTCATACAAACCTTGTGCAATGCTGGCCTACCCGCCGGAACTGCTTTGTCCGAGGCAGGCGAGAACCTTGGTCCAGGAACTGATACGACGTCCGCTACGCTTGCGCATATTATATGGGCTCTGGCACACAACTCCTCTTACCAAGATGCTTTGTATCAAGACCTGGCCAGTGTCTCCTTTGCAACAGACATGACTACGCTCGAGAACATTCCCCGCCTGCAGGCCTGCGTTAAAGAGGGCATTCGATGGGCCGGTGCCGCGGCGGCGATGCTTCCTAGGATCGTGCCCCCTGGAGGAATTGAGCTGCATGGTACCTTTATCCCAGAGGGG CCGTTGCAGACGGTGCTCACATCCTCACCTATCTGGTATCTACACGACACGATGGCATATCCAAATCCCAAGCTTTATGATCCGTATCGATGGTTGTCTCAGGACGGAAAGTCTTTGACCCAAGACAGTCTTCGTGATCGCTTTTACATACCATTTTCGAGAGGCGCAAATATCTGCTTAGGAGCCCA TTTCTCGCACCTAGAACTATACGTTTCTGTATCCCAATTTGTACGCAACTTTCGTTTTAAGCCAAGAAACCCGTCACAGTCTATTATCGATAACGAAACCTGGAACTTAGTTCTTCTACCGGAACGCAAAGAGTGGGTGGCGGCAGTGACGGTAGAAAGCCTCCAAGTCGTTACGCATGAAAGAGCCTGA